Below is a window of Lepisosteus oculatus isolate fLepOcu1 chromosome 8, fLepOcu1.hap2, whole genome shotgun sequence DNA.
GAACAAAGGAACACCCTGCTGAAATGCTAAGGGAATAAATAAATTGGTGGATCAACTGTGCCCCACTGGTGTCTTTCTGGCAGGTTTTCTTGTACGTTAATGGAATAAAACTGAACAGGACACTAAAATCAAAAACTGCACAAAAGAATCCCCAAGAAGACGCCAAGCAGAAGAGGCCCTGCACTGAGCCCACAAACCCTTACTCACATCATTGTACAACACCCCCACCACAACCCAGAAGATCTAATTTGCTTTccagtttaaattaaattcatcCCCGAGACTTAATTCCCTCCATTTTAAAGCTGCTTCTTTTTACAGAAGCTGCCTCCCTTTTACAGAAGAGAGGTGATCCCAGAaacccaaaaataaaataatgaggcATGTGTGTACGTCTCGTGTATAAATACATAAACTTAGAttcaaaaataaacttttccgCTGAAGTCTGGCCCGTTCACCTGTGACCCCACAGGTTGGCGCCGCTCAGTCATTGTCGGAGCCCTCTGGAGGCAGAAATATCAGCGAGTCGTGGAACGTGTGCCCGTACGGACGCAGCCGGTACACGCCGAACATCATGACGTGCATCTGATTGGGGGGCACCGAGCTGAAGGAGATGGCCAGGTCCGACAACTTGCCGATCGTCTCTCCGGACTTCTGGGCCAGGGCCTCCTCGATGAGCGCGCCCACGGCCTTCCTGTGAAACAGCTCCCTCCCCTGGGCGTCCTCGGCGTTCTCCGCAAACACGCCCGTGTACTTCAGGCACGCGGCCAGCTCTTTCTCCTCGCTCACCTTCCAGATGGCGCGGCCCTGCTCGGGGCACTTGCTGGGGTCGTCGAAGGCCCCCAGCAGCCGCCGCAGGGCCTCCGCGCTCAGGACGATCCCGCTGTTGTACTCCACGTACTCCAGCTCGCCGGACCTCACCGTGCGCCCCAGGTAGAACGGCTGCTCGGGGTCCTTGTTGAGCACCAGGTACTTGAGGTTCTCGATGACGGTGAAGGTGCTGGGCTCGGCCAGCAGGAACCAGCTGTACTCCTTGCCGTGCTCGTAGGCATGCTTCAGGGCCTTCCTCATCTTCATCCAGTCGTCCTTCTCGGCCAGGTCCACGGACTCCAGCGCCTTCACCGACTCCGAGCTGTAGAACTTGGCCTTGTCGCAGTGCTTGCTCCAGGTCTCTTTGGCCGCCACCCACTGCTGCAGGTACCTGGGCTGGACCAAGATGGCGCAGAACACGCGGACTCGCTGGGCCAGCTCCCGCCTCTTGGCCTCGCTCAGCTTCAGGAGCTCCTCCTTGGTGGGGGCCTTGACGTGATGGTGCAGGTGCAGCTCGGGAGAGGGCTGGGGCCCCGCGCTGAAGTTCCCGATGACCGAGACCACCGCGCAGAACAGGCCCCCCATCACCATGCCCTTGACGAAGGATCCGCCCTCCGAAAGCATGCTGAGCAACCTGCAGCAGGAGAAGAGCACCAGTGACGCGGGACAGCCACGCAGGCGTGAGCCAGAGAAACCCCCGCCGGGCTCCCCTTCGAACCCGAGCAGCTCAAAACCCACACAGTGCGGTTCTGGGAAAAGCAGCTTAATCCCCTTAATGAAAGACAATACTTGAATCAAGTTAAAGGAATGTGGGCTTGGTCAGACCTGAAGAACCTCTGCTTGATTAAGAACGATGCCATCTCTGCAGTGCTAAATGCAGCAGAGTGTTGTTGCTGTAGGTGCGCAGAGACCCCTTCATTCTTACATGCTGAGGGTTGCTCAGAGGGATTCAGAAGCTTTGTGTAGGACGGGGGACTCCTGCCTTTTGTTTAACCTCTGCGTGTGACAGAGAGGACAGATCACCCTCAGACAAGCAGCAA
It encodes the following:
- the c1galt1c1 gene encoding C1GALT1-specific chaperone 1, producing the protein MLSEGGSFVKGMVMGGLFCAVVSVIGNFSAGPQPSPELHLHHHVKAPTKEELLKLSEAKRRELAQRVRVFCAILVQPRYLQQWVAAKETWSKHCDKAKFYSSESVKALESVDLAEKDDWMKMRKALKHAYEHGKEYSWFLLAEPSTFTVIENLKYLVLNKDPEQPFYLGRTVRSGELEYVEYNSGIVLSAEALRRLLGAFDDPSKCPEQGRAIWKVSEEKELAACLKYTGVFAENAEDAQGRELFHRKAVGALIEEALAQKSGETIGKLSDLAISFSSVPPNQMHVMMFGVYRLRPYGHTFHDSLIFLPPEGSDND